The DNA segment aatttttttgattaacccGGAGATATTTCAAGTTTATAGAAATGATATAGACTAATTTTCAATTAGAAGTGTAGCTAAAAAAATTAGAGTATTAAATGATGTCTAAAACATAGCTTTATATTCGTATGACCACAAAGTAAAATGTAATGGGGCATCTTTGAATCCGGATATCTCTAATAACTTATCAATGTATAAACTAGCTAAACCACATGATAAAAAATCGAAAGGGTTTAATTCTTATAAGTTTTTTCTCCGACAAAGCCAATATCACATCTGACAAAAATATCAGAAGACAAAGTTCTGTTAAAATAGGGCAATGTTTTCGTAGTTTAGTTTTAtcaagtattttaaattttgtcgacttaaataaaaaaatttaaaatgctcTGTTTTTTCGATCAGAAACAGAATGTAAAAATACCCACGAGACCACAAccgttagagcatctccaatgaaatttttttagacATAATATTTTcaccaaaaaataattaaaaaaaatcagaaaatagagagagaccAAAAAATACGAAAACTTGTATCTCAAAGCAATATATGTACTACAAAAACACATGTCATGTTTTGAtggttaattttattttaagaattaaaacttaaataaaataataatagatataaaaactaattatattttactgtTAAGATACTGAGATGAGCATACTCACTATAAGTGTAGCTCTTAAActataatcactaaaccctaaattcatatatataatgtatattttttctaagttaaatgttattttaagacttttctttttttaaattctatacATCAATGAGACTTTTCTCTTTTCATGCtgattttgtcacaaaatatgaTTTACTGCTATTTGAAAGTATTTATCTAATAAGCATGTGTGTTCTCGACTCGATGATAATCAATTCATTGGATACTCTTCTTTCATGTATGGCCTTggctaagaaaaaaaacattctctGTATATCATATTCTCATTGATGTATAGAAGTTTAAGACTACTGCATGATGGAGATCAGAGGAGTACGTAGGATCAGCTGAAATTATATGTCTGGCATGGAAGTTGAATTAGTACAATGAACAGCTCCGAAAACTAAATCTTCTTATTTATTGCTTCTTGATACATAATCTAataattacaaattaaaaaaaatgcatatggtttaccaaaaaaaaatgcatatgTACATATGAAAATTGTGATGACGCAAAAATAGGAGGCACACTATTagcaaaattaaaaaatgtagaGTCAATTAACCGCATTCATGAACAGAATGTCATGATTTAACAATCATTAGATTTGGTGATACGGAAATACGAATATTAATTCGTAAATGTAAACATACACATGGCCAATATAATGTATATGTAGTCTAGAGTAAAAAATGTATGGATATTGTATTCGTATgcactattaaaaataaatggcTAATTTTCAATACCAAAAGTtagttataatttaaattaactgTATTagaataaaattacaaaaatgcatcttcactttctttctttttttgtgcaCCTTTTTTTTGTGCACCTAATGCATCTTCACTATAATAAGAAATTTTATGAGATTATAATTAAATGTAATGATAAATTTAACTTTGCATCATTGGAAACTGAGGTATATATCTTTACATGTAGTTAAGTTTTCGCCACCGGAGCAAATACCTTGTATGTATGCATGAATGTTTTATGTTTGTTAATTAGTTATTTATTGGAAAACATGGGACGACCAGAATAATTAACGTGCAACGAACCAGGATAAACAGCCCCTGGGATGACTAAAACGTAACGGACTTTGACTTGTATAATCTATTGCTGCATGTTTGATGTTGACACAGCACACCCATCATTAATTTGTCCTTGCAGCCTAACGATCAAATTCGTATCACAAATGATCGAAATAACATAGCAAGTCAACCAAGGATAACATAAAATCCaataattaaacaatttttGAAACGAATCCAATAATTAAACAATTTAGAACGATATTTGACATCTAAGCAATAAGGAAGGAATATTCATTTACATATACGGGGCCATAAAAACATTGAAGTTAATGTTTCCAAATAGATAAACATCTAAGGATTTGTTATAAACTTgtgtgaagaagttatcatgtatgcttttaaaaatatacttctAAGCAATAAGGaagaatattttatatgcatGGATATTTTGTTAAAAGTTACCATGCGCAGAAAATAGTCATATTGCAACAAGAAAAATTGCAACGtccatttttattaataatttcttATGATAATTGTATTtgcaataataaatatttgttacaGTTTCATTACATATTTATTGCAAAATCACaactataataaatattaaatcacTAAATTGCAACTTTTTtgcaacaaaaacaaatatattgcGAAAGTCGCAAGAAACTTTCAacactttcaaatcattgctaatttgtaaaataataaaactaataatatgtGGCAAGAGAATGTGACagtaattatatgtttttatagaaaaagttaaataatttcCTCAACctatatactatattttcttCAGCAGCTTTTAATTAGCtataaaagaaatgaaaaaaattctaGATTCTCAACTCTCAAGTTTATAGCAAAGTTGGCTATCTACCTTGTGCATCTAATCTTTCACAACTAATATCACACAGTTGATAAGTCCAAATGTTAAATTCACGTGTTCCGAAACGTCCCCTATACACAACACCGTCCCCTCATTGTTTGAGAAATCATAGGGACGTTTCCGAGCCGTCCCAATGCCGTCCCCGTTTCCCAAACGTCTCCGGTACGTGAGACGGCTAGTGATAGACGTACCCGTGCAACCTATGTTACTTGAGTCCTCTTCAATGTACATGAGCTAATACATATTCTCTTCAATACATGAAGCGCCACTTGTTTCATCAGGATTCGTTCCATTTTGAAACCCAAAGCATCCTCTCGCATACGCAACCTTCAAAGCTCACCTATGATTTCAATAACACAACAACCTAAACGCACACCTATGATAtctaaatttttggttttcatttgaaaatttattaaatggcTCATGCAAAAGTATGACCCAAAACAAGAAATggttcaaaaaaaataacagtAAAAGCACCTCCAATggagggttttttttttttgtcgtctatCCATCTAAGCTAGATCAAGTGGAGAACAGATGAGCCAATCCTCCGAAGAGCACGTCCAATAGAGGGTTCTATCCATTGGAGTtctaaacttatatatatatatatatatattatacgagatgatggctctttgagCGTCAATCTCATAATGTTGGATAAGGATCGATGGGGCGTCTTTAGACTGGATCGATAATGGATCGGGTTGGATTGTTTGGATCGGACTCTGATAACATGTTAACAATCGGACTCTGATAACATGTTAAGGTAGATATGCTTCCAACCagaaccaattggtgataaaaAGATTggctcatctatcttatatattactaaggaTCTTTTCtaatatccgatgtgggacttATGTCCCTAATAGCAtgtttgatgtcaaacacagcaTCTCCACAACTAACTTGTCCTTGAAGTATCTCACATAGTCTCAAATAATCTGTAATTATGTATCAAATCCCTCCAGGATAATGTAAATCCAATAATCTAAAATGTTCCTTCCACGACAAATCATATTCTGTATATCTGTAATACAATCATGCATCCAAAAAATAGTTGATGTCAAATCAAAATGAAATAGCAAATAAAGTTAATTAACGAAATGTGGttcattttgtttgtttccaCGAATCTATCACTTGCTACGTGAATGCACAAACATCAACACACATATATTAGTGAAGAGTACTTTCTTAAATTCCTATTAAGTTTtacttttgatttttctcaaaaaaaaggtTTTACTTTTGATTCTAACTAAACAAGGCAAATAAATTAGCTGTCATGAATTCTTATACAGCGGCGCTAAGATATGCTATTTTTTCTTGATGGTCGCTGACTAGATATGCTATTTAAATATGCAATGAAAGGATGATACAAGTACCTCAAGAAATTTGCTAAAAAAAGGTAcctcaagaaaaacaaaaacaaaaagataacgAAATCTCAATTAATATAGCAAAACATTGGACTTTTCATTTTTggaacaaataaataattatacaattattttttgttaaactaCTACATAAAATAACGTTTAATGATGTCCCATCGACCACTATAAAAACGAAGAAGCCACGATACATTTAcatcacaaaacacaacaaaaacacaaaagatCAAACAAGAACCGAAAATGGCAGCACGAGCCACAACATTTTATGCCCTCTTACAAGTATCCCTCCAACTCCTCCTAACATGTCACGTAACATTCGCCGCCGGAGGAAAATGGGATCTCCTCCTCTCCAACGTCGGAATCTCCGCTATGCACATGCAGCTCCTCCCCAACGACCGCGTCGTGATGTTCGACCGAACCAACTTCGGACCCTCAAACATCTCTCTTCCCAACGGTAACTGCCGTAACAACCCACAAGACGCAGTCTCCAAAATAGACTGCACAGCTCACTCCATTGAATACAAAGTTGAATCAAACACCATCCGTCCATTAACTGTACAATCCAACACATGGTGCTCCTCCGGTTCTCTTAGACCGGACGGCGTTCTTGTCCAAACCGGTGGCGACCGGGACGGAGAGTTAAAAGCGAGAACATTCACTCCTTGTAGTGACGAAGAATGTGACTGGGTCGAGATTAACAAAGGCTTAGCAAGGAGGAGATGGTACTCCTCTAATCATATTCTTCCCGACGGTAAACAAATCATTATCGGAGGTCAAAGACAGTTCAACTACGAGTTCTTTCCCAAAACGACATCTCCCAACGTTATCGACTTGCCGTTTTTGGCCGAGACTAATGATAGAGGAGAAGAGAATAACCTTTATCCTTACGTTTTTCTCAATACCGATGGAAATCTATTTATATTCGCTAACAACCGAGCGATACTACTCGACTATGTTAATAACAAGGTGGTGAAAACTTATCCAGCGATTCCCGGCGGTGATCCTAGGAGTTACCCTAGCACTGGCTCAGCGGTGTTATTACCGTTGAAGAATCTTGAAGCGGACAAGATTGACGCGGAGGTTTTGGTGTGTGGAGGTGCACCGAAAGGATCGTTCATCCTCGCTTTTAGAAAGAGAACGTTCGTGAAAGCCCTTGACACGTGTGCGAGGATCAAGATTAACGACGAGAATCCTCAATGGATGGTTGAGAAGATGCCACGTGCTAGAGTCATGGGAGACATGACGCTTTTACCTAACGGAGATGTGTTGCTTATCAACGGTGGTTCTGCTGGCTCAGCTGCATGGGAGCTTGGTCGTGAACCTGTATTCGTACCGGACATGTACCATCCCGAGAATCCGGTTAACTCGAGGTTCGAGTCGCTTAACCCGAATACAATACCGAGAATGTACCACTCTACAGCGATTCTTCTACGTGATGGGAGAGTTCTTGTCGGAGGAAGTAACCCTCACGGGTTTTACAACTTCACCGGAGTGCTTTTCCCGACCGAGCTGAGCTTGGAAGCTTTCTCTCCGGCTTACCTAGAACCGGAGTTTGCTAAATTTCGGCCGAAGATTACGTCTCCTAAGTCGCAGTCAACGATTACGTATGGGACGAATTTGAAGGTGAAGTTTAAGGTCTCTGGAAAAATCAAGGGTCCAGTTAAAGTGACTATGGTGTTTCCATCGTTCACGACACATTCGTTTTCGATGAACCAGAGGCTTTTGGTTTTGGACAATGTTAAAGTAAAGAGAACAAGTTCTGTTTTTGGTGCTTTGTTTGGTAAGTCGAAGCACTATGAGGTTCAAGTGAGGACTCCAAGATCGGCGATTATAGCACCGCCTGGTTATTATATGATGTTTTTGGTGAATGAAAACGTACCAAGTGAAGGTATTTGGGTAAGGTTACAGTGATTCGAATTCATTGGCTTGATTATTCTCTTCAAGTTGTGTATGtttttaatacaaaaacataaccatgactttttaattatttgaagaCTTGTAATTTGTAAAGTTTACTTGGGTGAAGTGTATCTTTTGATTGACAAAATTTCACTTTTtggttaataaaaaaattgtatttgttGTAGTAAAAATGGCAAATCTCTTACactttttaaagtttataaaagaaattgcactcaataattaaaattatcaaaacagCACTAatttgcaagaaaaaaaaaacaaactactgaaattataatagtttttagttCTTAAATGCTAACCCCCTAAAttataatcactaaaccctaagctcaaatatatttttttgacaaattttatttttttttaaatattttcattctaATTTTTCACAAATATGATTTACTGCTATTTGAAAGTATTTATCTAATAAGAATGTGTGCTCTCGACTCGATGATTATTAGTTCATTGGTTATTCCTTTTTCATGTCTGGccttagagcaccattaactGGAGTGCTTAAAAGGATGCCTAGGGGTGAACTCCACCATAATATACTAAGAAACGTTGCCAAAAACTCCAAATTAAGCACCGAGTCTTGCTCTGTTTTGCAGGCTCCACTAACACGTGGCAGCCCGCAAttggtttgtttttaatttttatttttttaatcaggtaaaaaaagaataaaaaataagtgtCCAAAATGGGTTTATGGGTTAAAGATGCTCTTAGCCAAGAAAAAACATTCTCTGTATGTCATATTCTCATTGACGTATAAAACTTTAAGACTAGTGTGTTAGAAGAAATCGGCAATTCAAGTTTCACATCATATATTAGAcagaaaaatagttttatatatttgatcaagCTATAAGGTTGTTTGGGGAGTAACCCAAAAATAAATTTGGAGAATTCACGCCCAAAGCGCTTTATGTCTTTCTTTCTTACTTATGTGTTCAACTGTTCATGAATTCACCGCTGGAGCAAATACCATGTATGTGTTCAACTGTTCATGAATGTTctgtgtttgttttttcttttttttgaaaaaagggctATGTTCTGTGTTTGTTAATTAGTTATTTATCACTAGGAAACATGGTACGACCAGAATAATTAACATGCAACGAACCAGGATAAACATCCCCTGGAATGACTAAAACGTAACAGACTTGACTTGTATAATCAATTGTTGCATGTTTGATGTTGACACAGCATTACCCATATTTGTCCTTGCAGCCTACCGATCAAATTAGTATCACAAATAATCGAAATAACATAGTAAGTCAAACCAATGATAACGTAATAGCCAATAATGAAAATTGTTCGTTCCACGACATATCATATATGATTTAAACAATGTTTGAAACGAATCAAATTAGAAAGATATTTGTCATCTAAGCAACAAAGAAGGAATATTCATTTACATATACGGGGCCATAAAAACAGTGAAGTTGATGTTACCAAATAGGTAAACATCTAAGGATTTGTTTTgtgtgaagaagttatcataaTCAGAATCTCATCCCCCCTGCAGCTGTGTTCAATACCATTGATAAGGAGATTCGAAACATAATCTCGGCTAGGAGGCGCAGGAAGCTTTTTGACTCACTAATGGTCATTTGGTTGAGATAGTTAGTGAGTTGTGGTTACTTTTGTGAGCAATCTTGTGATTCTAcctgttttttatttctttttgccaGGGAGAATCAGAGCTTAGTTAGTTCTTTGTAacaatttttattcattttatgatatttacagctttagcaaaaaaaaaaaaagttatcatatatacttttaaaaatataattaaactgGAATTACACTGTTGGAACTAGTTTAATTTTAGGGCAATTCtattaaataatcatttttaagtttttatcacaaaaataactataaaaatgatcaaaataactctttttaattttaaaatttttcatttttattttttcaaatttcaaacccTATATCAAAAACCTAGGATCGGGCCTGACTAAAAGCTGACCAAGCATATGTTTGGAGCCCTAAAGTTTACAATTATATTAAGGACCAATAATTGCGACAAAAGCGAAGTCAGTTCTACTGGTCTTTGAAGAAATCAGATGTTCAAGTCGCTGAAGGCCTAAAAGTGTATTATATGCTTGGGGCCCATAAAACTCAGGTCCAACCCTGCCAAAACTCCACCAtttaactctaaatcataaatatatattagttaaccttatgataaaaatgtttttttatccttcaaaaaaacttattttggtcattttctcgGTGagagttatttttgtgacaaaacttAAATGGCTAGCATGCAACGAACCACAAGAAATTAACAATTAACAGGCGGTTGTTTACCATGTTATTGTGTGTTCTTTCatttataacaataaaaatagcAACAATTTAAATGGCTAGCATGCAACGAACCACAAGAAATGGAATTTAACTTGACCTTGAAGTATCCCAAAAAATCTCAAGTAATCTATAATTATGTATCAAATCCCTCCATAATGTAAATCCAATAATCTATAATGTTCCTTCCACGAAAAATCATATTCTGTATATCTGTAATAGTGATATAAGTGTGTATAAATGCAATCATGCatccaaaattagttgatgtcaaaataaaatgaaagaataattaaaaaaaaatagtaaacgaAATATGGGTTCATTTGTTAGTTTCCACGAATCTATCACTGGCTACGTGAATGCAAAACATCAGCACACATATATGTAGTAGAAAATGTAGATTTATGTGGTGAATTTGCAGTAAAAATCTAAGTTACTATTTTATCAGTATTGTTGGTTTGTAACATTTTTGATGTATAAATTacagtatatattatttttaaatataaataatattttaataaaaatattttaaaaataaaatacagaaattaaaatttactaaggatgttgatatatataaagctctgtacatataaaaataatttatgtacaTGAAATTTTTATTACCCATCaatgttaaaagttaaaattatttgaaaattttaattgactattaaagtgaaatttctaaaaatattttatttacataactTTTTAATAACCAGAGAAAATTAACAACTAAAATAATAGaattttttaactaattaaaatgaaaatatgattttagaaAAGCTTTTTGGTATAATTTAGAGAAAAACTTTGGTTAACAAGTATATAACCATATTGTATTAACTAATGTAAATTTAAGGTATACGGCCACATGATTATgtattgtaaattgttaaaattCGCAATATTTAAAAAGCAGACGTGGGTAGTTGATTGACAAACCCAAAATTTTCTTTACCTCAAATCTTAATACATGAGATTTTTGTTGATGTAGAATTAAGATTTGAGTTATCATTTTTACAAATGCTATAACTCAAAATTATAACTCaacaataattaattataactcaaacacaatttcaaaatcttaaaactaattcatgattggtaacattttgatttatatgcttAAATCAACTTATATTCTTAAATTCgtattatgttttactttttactTTTCACAAAAACGTTATACTTTTGATTCTAACTAAAATAGGCAAATAAATTTAGTTGTCATGAATTCTTACCGGCGCTAAATAAGATATGCTATTCTTTTCTTGATGGTCGCTGATGATGTGCCTCAGTCCGAGGAACTCGACCATCAGGAAGATCAGGACATTCCAACCGAGGTTCATCGTCCCAACCAAGGCCGAGCTGTGTACCGGATCGATCCACGGATGGACGGGATGGAGCTTAGACTAGATCCTCGACCTATCAGCCGAACTGACCGTACTGGATCGTCTCTCTCTCGGACAACTCGCCAATCTCAGACTGACGGTCAAGCCAGAAGCAACTTAGGCCGAGCCGAACAAGGAACTGGACGCGACTTCTCTCTTCTCGCACGTTTGGAACGTACCGACCGTATTGACGAACTGATCGATCCATTTGATCAGTTCATGCACTTTGATCATCCAAATCCCTCTAAGGCACAGATTCTTCATCTTTCAGAAGACTTGGGACGCTTATGGTCGAAGATGGTTCAGGAGACGGACAAGACGGAACAGACGGACCGGCCCGCGACCGTCCTGCTCTTGGCCGCGGTTCAACCAGCCGAGGGGTCACTTTGACCAGTCCGCAAATTGAAGAgtctttcttctttgtctttcaAAATTCTAGTCAAATGTCTTTAATTTGATTTGTCTTTCAAACTTCTAGTCAAGTAGCCCCTTTGTCTCCTACTTGTACTATAAATAAGTGTTTCATTCCATTAATAAAATCAGATCATTTTGGATTAAGTTTCTGAGTTTAAACTCTCTGTTCTCTTTAGAACTTGTTTTCGATtgtcttggtgagtcatatccgagcaattcacttctcaactagttggtcttgtgagtcatatcaagcaaccagTTCGAGATCTTCCTTGgcggacttgtgagtcatatcaagcgcCATTGAAGTCGGGAATATCAAGGGAACATCCGCAACCCTTGTGCGACCCAACGTTCCATCAGTTCTCCTTTCCGGAGTTCATATTCAAACGAATCCAGTCGAGGGCAAtccgatcttagggtccttcaagtggtatcagagccactcttctgGTATTCTCTACCTTGAtccatcttctcatcttccattttcttCTAAACACTTCTTCATCTGTCTATcttgaatccgggcccctcattaccatccacttataaaaaaaaaaaaaaaaaaaaagaaagagtttactttgtggattggtggtggaagaggaagcctgctggctgaggagaaatccagcctttgaggaggttaaaacggattcttttaaaacaaatctcttatctttctatctttaAAAGTTCCCGTGTGTTTTGCTTAAGTTTGGCCATCCAGATTCCGAGATCTGTTCTTCATAGAACTTTGAGTGGAAACTTGAGTGATCACTTTTAAATCGagagaaacacgtgtgtgggtgaggaACAAACATTTGAGAGTGTGAGTTTTAATCCTAACGTTTTGTGTTTAAAGAAATTTCAGGAACCATGAGTAGCCATGAAGAACAAAACCGTCCCGGAAATTCAGTTGCTGGACTATCTAATCTTCAGATGCGAGCTTTGAATGATTCTTTTTCTAACCTTATAAACACAGGTCTAGAGCAGATCCATCAAAGGCTTGACGAACTTCAAGTAAGCCAGTCCCATCCTAGATCAAGGACAAGAACCAATCAGCCGCGAAGGAATA comes from the Brassica napus cultivar Da-Ae chromosome A7, Da-Ae, whole genome shotgun sequence genome and includes:
- the LOC106356454 gene encoding aldehyde oxidase GLOX-like; the encoded protein is MAARATTFYALLQVSLQLLLTCHVTFAAGGKWDLLLSNVGISAMHMQLLPNDRVVMFDRTNFGPSNISLPNGNCRNNPQDAVSKIDCTAHSIEYKVESNTIRPLTVQSNTWCSSGSLRPDGVLVQTGGDRDGELKARTFTPCSDEECDWVEINKGLARRRWYSSNHILPDGKQIIIGGQRQFNYEFFPKTTSPNVIDLPFLAETNDRGEENNLYPYVFLNTDGNLFIFANNRAILLDYVNNKVVKTYPAIPGGDPRSYPSTGSAVLLPLKNLEADKIDAEVLVCGGAPKGSFILAFRKRTFVKALDTCARIKINDENPQWMVEKMPRARVMGDMTLLPNGDVLLINGGSAGSAAWELGREPVFVPDMYHPENPVNSRFESLNPNTIPRMYHSTAILLRDGRVLVGGSNPHGFYNFTGVLFPTELSLEAFSPAYLEPEFAKFRPKITSPKSQSTITYGTNLKVKFKVSGKIKGPVKVTMVFPSFTTHSFSMNQRLLVLDNVKVKRTSSVFGALFGKSKHYEVQVRTPRSAIIAPPGYYMMFLVNENVPSEGIWVRLQ